A part of Lacibacter sp. H407 genomic DNA contains:
- a CDS encoding N-acetylmuramoyl-L-alanine amidase produces the protein MRTLIFFLAFILSTALSAQKVFLRLATPTKNQNTVTTSRQFITGVTCVGCSITMNGEEMWVWPTGAFAFELNLSLGDSSFQLIATNDKGEKLTQKLFYTYQRPAKEKEVTTNTVEYWRIEPQGDLLLKPGDRLRMTVKTIPDAVLKLQNGQEFKEVPVKDSNGVRGIYKTEYVVKENDDLFTEFKNKLKLLVQPASGDLLEVISRSEFALMQPNGLVLQTKGKLPYLLLGLGEDRLGGTKMGYLDSLVRLKAVSKVGNKYAVQLSKNRQAYIEEEYVDVVQNGSFSPASLTNSMRVWGDSTYDYVSLTMYDRLPYQSFHEINPSKIIVDVFGATSNTNWVTQMSSTKEIKNVYYNQIEEDVFRVTIDLTHQQHWGHRIYYSGNNLVIKIKRQPQNLLLKDLVIAVDAGHGGSNKGAFGLTGIMEKDMTLLIAKELKEVLEAEGATVIMTRTKDTSYDNHDRYNFFKAKDPDLVVSIHLNSSADPIRVKGVSTYYKHIGYRPLTQTILRHMLDMGLKEYGNVGNFNFLLNGFTEFPNVLVETLFISHPEDEMNVLNQGYRKQIADAIVKGINDWLELCKKQ, from the coding sequence ATGCGTACACTTATTTTCTTTCTGGCTTTTATTTTAAGTACGGCTCTTTCTGCGCAGAAAGTTTTTCTGCGTTTGGCAACACCCACCAAAAATCAAAACACCGTAACAACATCCCGACAATTTATTACCGGTGTTACTTGTGTTGGTTGCAGTATCACCATGAACGGCGAGGAAATGTGGGTCTGGCCAACAGGTGCATTCGCTTTCGAATTAAATCTTTCGCTCGGCGACAGCAGTTTTCAATTGATCGCAACAAATGACAAAGGCGAAAAACTAACGCAAAAACTATTTTATACCTACCAGCGCCCGGCAAAAGAAAAAGAAGTAACCACTAATACAGTTGAGTATTGGCGCATCGAACCACAAGGTGATCTGTTACTCAAGCCCGGTGATCGATTACGCATGACGGTGAAAACAATACCGGATGCAGTATTGAAACTGCAGAACGGACAGGAGTTCAAAGAAGTACCGGTGAAAGATTCAAACGGTGTACGTGGAATTTACAAAACTGAATATGTAGTAAAAGAAAACGACGACTTGTTTACGGAGTTTAAAAATAAACTCAAGTTGTTGGTGCAGCCGGCTTCCGGCGATCTGTTGGAGGTAATCAGCCGAAGTGAATTTGCATTGATGCAACCAAATGGACTTGTGTTACAAACAAAAGGCAAACTGCCTTACCTGTTACTCGGCTTGGGTGAAGACAGGCTTGGCGGCACCAAAATGGGTTATCTTGATTCATTGGTTCGATTAAAAGCTGTCAGCAAGGTTGGTAATAAGTATGCTGTACAGTTAAGCAAAAACCGACAGGCGTATATTGAAGAGGAATATGTTGATGTGGTACAGAACGGAAGTTTTTCTCCTGCATCGCTCACCAATAGTATGCGTGTGTGGGGCGATAGTACGTACGATTATGTTTCATTGACAATGTATGACCGTTTGCCGTATCAATCTTTCCATGAGATCAATCCATCAAAAATTATCGTGGATGTATTTGGTGCAACATCCAATACCAACTGGGTTACACAAATGAGCAGCACCAAAGAAATTAAAAATGTGTACTACAATCAAATTGAAGAAGATGTTTTTCGTGTAACCATCGATCTTACACACCAACAACATTGGGGACATCGTATTTACTACAGCGGTAATAATCTTGTCATCAAAATAAAACGTCAGCCACAAAACCTCTTGCTGAAAGATCTGGTGATTGCTGTTGATGCAGGGCATGGTGGCAGCAACAAAGGTGCGTTTGGGTTAACAGGTATCATGGAAAAAGACATGACCCTGTTGATCGCAAAAGAACTCAAAGAAGTGTTGGAAGCAGAAGGCGCAACAGTGATCATGACAAGAACAAAAGACACCAGTTACGACAATCATGATCGCTACAATTTCTTCAAAGCAAAAGATCCAGACCTTGTTGTAAGCATTCATCTCAACAGCAGCGCCGACCCAATACGTGTGAAAGGCGTGAGTACGTACTATAAACATATCGGCTACCGTCCACTCACACAAACCATTCTCCGTCATATGTTGGATATGGGGTTGAAAGAATATGGCAACGTTGGCAACTTCAATTTTCTGCTTAACGGCTTTACTGAATTTCCCAATGTGTTGGTTGAAACGTTGTTCATCAGCCACCCGGAAGATGAAATGAACGTACTCAACCAAGGCTACCGCAAACAAATAGCCGATGCAATTGTAAAAGGCATCAACGATTGGCTGGAGCTATGTAAAAAACAGTAA
- a CDS encoding deoxyhypusine synthase family protein, which yields MNKGPVSQFIQHHYRHFNAAALMDAAKGYETHLNEGGKMMITLAGAMSTAELGLSLAEMIRQDKVQIISCTGANLEEDVMNLVAHSHYKRVPNYRDLTPQDEWDLLENHYNRVTDTCIPEEEAFRRLQKHLHRQWVEAEAKGERYFPHEFLYKTVLSGDLKQYYEIDPKNSWIVAAAEKNIPIVVPGWEDSTTGNIFASYVIKNELQASTVKSGIEYMVWLADWYRQNSAGKGVGFFQIGGGIAGDFPICVVPMMYQDLEWHDVPFWSYFCQISDSTTSFGSYSGAVPNEKITWGKLDINTPKFIVESDATIVAPLIFAWILGM from the coding sequence ATGAACAAAGGACCCGTTTCACAATTCATTCAACATCATTACCGTCATTTCAACGCCGCCGCATTAATGGATGCCGCCAAAGGTTATGAAACACACCTCAACGAAGGTGGTAAAATGATGATCACCTTAGCAGGTGCCATGAGTACCGCCGAACTTGGTTTAAGCTTGGCAGAAATGATCCGTCAGGATAAAGTGCAGATCATCAGTTGTACCGGTGCTAATCTGGAAGAAGATGTGATGAACTTAGTAGCGCACAGTCATTACAAGCGTGTGCCCAATTACCGTGATCTTACACCACAGGATGAGTGGGATCTGTTAGAGAACCACTACAACCGAGTAACCGATACTTGTATTCCGGAAGAAGAGGCTTTCCGTCGTTTGCAAAAACATTTGCATCGTCAATGGGTGGAAGCAGAAGCAAAAGGCGAACGTTATTTCCCACACGAATTTTTATACAAAACTGTTTTAAGTGGTGATCTGAAACAGTATTATGAAATTGATCCGAAGAACAGTTGGATCGTAGCAGCGGCTGAAAAAAATATTCCTATCGTTGTACCGGGTTGGGAAGACAGTACTACCGGTAACATCTTCGCCAGTTATGTGATCAAGAACGAACTGCAGGCGAGCACTGTAAAAAGTGGTATTGAATACATGGTGTGGTTAGCTGATTGGTATCGCCAAAACAGTGCTGGTAAAGGCGTTGGCTTTTTCCAGATCGGTGGTGGTATTGCAGGCGATTTCCCGATTTGCGTTGTACCCATGATGTACCAGGATCTGGAGTGGCATGATGTTCCGTTCTGGAGCTATTTCTGCCAGATCAGCGATTCAACCACATCATTTGGATCGTACAGTGGTGCAGTGCCTAACGAAAAAATTACCTGGGGTAAATTAGATATCAATACACCCAAGTTTATTGTAGAGAGTGATGCAACGATTGTTGCGCCGTTGATCTTTGCATGGATACTGGGTATGTAA
- a CDS encoding RDD family protein gives MEQQTNVLHEFHEPAYEFASAGQRFLNYVIDIIVFYVLILIVAFIVGAAFASSISDGEVGGALGFAFVTYLLVFVIFFAYYTFLEGSKGKTLGKMITKTKVIREDGEPMTFGKAFLRTLCRLVPFEFISAFLGQKMWHDQWTNTITIKDR, from the coding sequence ATGGAACAACAAACAAATGTTTTACACGAATTTCATGAACCTGCTTATGAGTTTGCAAGTGCAGGGCAACGATTCTTAAATTATGTGATCGATATTATTGTATTTTATGTACTCATTCTCATTGTTGCCTTTATTGTAGGCGCTGCCTTTGCATCATCTATCAGCGATGGTGAAGTAGGTGGTGCTTTAGGTTTTGCCTTTGTTACATATCTTCTTGTGTTTGTTATCTTCTTTGCATACTACACATTCCTCGAAGGCTCAAAAGGAAAAACGCTTGGCAAAATGATCACGAAAACAAAAGTGATCCGTGAAGACGGAGAGCCGATGACATTTGGTAAAGCATTTCTCCGCACCTTATGCCGCCTGGTACCATTTGAATTTATCAGTGCATTTCTTGGGCAGAAGATGTGGCATGATCAATGGACAAATACCATTACGATTAAAGACAGATAA
- a CDS encoding M28 family metallopeptidase, with product MRTYLLAALSVLALTASAQKKNKTAEQFSKTITANDLQTHLYILAGPEMEGRETGMEGQRKAAEYLKQQFQRIGIAPANNGNYEQFYPLYKDTLKAANITIGNSSFEFGKDFSAQLTNLVSTQLFISEVVYMSKVDTTTDVRGKAVVLVAKNGTQLPSNADIFRLYNRQPAVVLIVQSGVDKVPSPRGGRLYLNLYKARQTPISIRISEAMGEALLKTDFASAKAQTLETKTVATELMFHFQKEAEVTQASNVLGMIEGTDKKDEWVIISAHYDHVGIIGGKIHPGADDDGSGTVGVLEVAEAFAKAKAAGKGPRRSILFLAVSGEEKGLWGSAYYANHPVYPLEKTSIDINIDMIGRKDDNLKSLDSNNHVYLIGDDKLSSDLPRFVDSINNMYIKLITDRKYNDPKDPNRLYYRSDHYNFAAKGVPIVFFFDGIHKDYHKPSDTPDKINYDLHEKRTRLVFFLAWDAANRNNMFVRDIPLNIPPR from the coding sequence ATGAGGACATACTTATTGGCAGCACTCTCTGTGCTTGCGTTAACAGCTTCGGCCCAAAAGAAAAACAAAACGGCTGAGCAATTTTCAAAAACCATTACGGCGAACGACCTTCAAACTCACCTGTACATCCTTGCCGGACCGGAAATGGAAGGAAGGGAAACAGGAATGGAAGGTCAGCGCAAAGCAGCAGAGTATCTGAAGCAACAGTTTCAACGAATCGGTATTGCACCTGCAAATAATGGCAACTACGAACAATTTTATCCATTGTACAAAGACACGTTGAAAGCAGCCAACATCACAATCGGCAACAGCAGTTTTGAATTTGGAAAAGATTTCTCTGCGCAGTTAACCAATCTTGTAAGTACTCAACTTTTCATTAGCGAAGTGGTGTACATGAGTAAGGTTGATACAACAACTGATGTAAGAGGAAAAGCAGTTGTATTGGTTGCAAAGAACGGTACGCAACTTCCTTCGAATGCCGACATCTTTCGTTTGTACAACCGTCAGCCGGCAGTTGTTTTGATTGTCCAGAGCGGAGTTGATAAAGTGCCTTCACCAAGAGGCGGTCGTTTATACCTGAATTTGTACAAAGCACGCCAGACGCCTATCAGCATTCGCATTTCAGAAGCAATGGGTGAAGCATTATTAAAAACAGATTTTGCAAGCGCCAAAGCACAAACACTGGAAACAAAAACGGTAGCAACTGAACTGATGTTCCATTTTCAGAAAGAGGCCGAAGTTACACAGGCTTCGAATGTGTTGGGTATGATCGAAGGAACCGACAAGAAAGATGAGTGGGTGATCATTTCGGCTCACTACGATCACGTTGGAATTATTGGTGGTAAAATTCATCCTGGTGCCGATGATGATGGCAGCGGTACCGTAGGTGTACTGGAAGTAGCTGAAGCATTTGCAAAAGCAAAAGCAGCAGGCAAAGGTCCTCGCCGCAGTATCTTATTCTTAGCAGTGAGTGGTGAAGAAAAAGGTTTGTGGGGAAGTGCATACTATGCAAACCATCCGGTTTATCCATTGGAAAAAACAAGTATCGATATTAATATCGACATGATCGGCCGCAAGGATGATAACCTGAAATCACTCGACAGTAACAACCATGTGTATTTGATTGGTGACGATAAACTCAGCAGTGATCTGCCACGTTTTGTTGACAGCATCAACAACATGTACATCAAACTGATCACCGACAGAAAATACAACGATCCAAAAGATCCGAATCGTTTATACTACCGCAGCGATCATTACAACTTTGCTGCAAAAGGAGTTCCGATCGTATTTTTCTTTGATGGTATCCATAAAGATTATCACAAACCAAGCGATACACCTGATAAGATCAACTATGATCTTCACGAAAAACGTACACGGCTTGTATTTTTCTTAGCTTGGGATGCAGCTAATCGAAACAATATGTTTGTGAGAGATATTCCGTTGAATATTCCTCCGAGATAG
- a CDS encoding putative transporter, with protein sequence MNWFLQLLLEESIPQTVIIYGVVIAIGTWLGRLKIFGISLGVTWILFMGLAISYAGIHINKETEHFLKEFGLILFVYSIGLQVGPGFFSSLKKNAAVTNGLAALVVFLGVLIVVAFYYLLQQPITTLTGVMSGAVTNTPGLGAAQAAAKDLHLAANDTSFITLAYAVVYPFGVFGIIAALLILKKVFRVNLDKERELHRKLDVIKSNKPVSIHLTMQNKQLIGKPLRTIFELLKEPIVVSRLFHNGTVVTPTPQTHLAENDVLLIVAHKDQLEVLKMIIGEESNMNLKEIPQSELISRIVVVTQPDVTHKRLGDIAALHQHDFTLTRLNRAGVEMVAHGDIVLQLGDQLKVVGTKEGVEMVTKTIGNQLKRLDVPDLAPIFIGIVAGVLLGSIPMFFFTMPVPVKIGLAGGPLIIALLLSRYGGKLYLNQYTTYSANLMLRELGISLFLASVGLSSGANLQTALSGNNAWLWIVMGLTITIVPLLIVGLLAHYVFRKTFFEVCGLLSGASTDPPALAFSAQLAKNEVASVTYATVYPLTMILRIIAAQLLILFFS encoded by the coding sequence ATGAACTGGTTTCTCCAACTACTGCTCGAAGAAAGTATTCCGCAAACCGTCATCATCTATGGTGTAGTCATCGCCATCGGTACCTGGCTCGGCCGCTTGAAAATTTTTGGTATCTCGTTAGGTGTTACCTGGATTCTTTTTATGGGCCTTGCCATCTCGTATGCCGGTATTCATATCAATAAAGAAACCGAGCATTTCTTAAAAGAATTTGGTTTGATACTTTTTGTGTACTCTATTGGCTTGCAAGTAGGGCCGGGTTTCTTTTCTTCATTAAAAAAGAATGCAGCTGTCACCAACGGGCTGGCTGCATTGGTAGTTTTTCTTGGTGTACTCATTGTTGTTGCTTTTTACTACCTGTTGCAACAACCTATCACTACACTCACCGGTGTAATGAGTGGTGCCGTTACCAACACACCCGGACTTGGTGCAGCACAGGCCGCAGCAAAAGATCTGCACCTGGCTGCAAACGACACATCGTTTATTACCTTGGCGTATGCAGTGGTGTACCCGTTTGGCGTGTTTGGAATTATTGCCGCACTCCTCATTCTGAAAAAAGTATTCCGTGTTAACCTTGATAAAGAACGGGAACTGCATCGAAAGCTGGATGTCATCAAATCAAACAAACCCGTTTCGATTCATTTGACGATGCAGAATAAACAACTGATCGGTAAACCACTCCGTACAATTTTTGAGTTATTGAAAGAGCCCATTGTGGTATCGAGATTATTTCACAACGGAACAGTTGTTACCCCAACACCGCAAACGCATTTAGCAGAGAATGATGTGTTGCTGATCGTTGCACATAAAGATCAGTTAGAGGTGTTGAAAATGATTATTGGTGAAGAAAGCAACATGAATTTGAAAGAGATCCCACAAAGTGAATTGATCTCACGTATTGTTGTGGTAACGCAGCCCGATGTTACGCATAAACGATTGGGTGATATTGCTGCCTTACATCAACATGATTTTACATTAACCCGGTTAAACCGTGCAGGAGTGGAGATGGTGGCACATGGCGATATTGTATTGCAGCTTGGTGATCAACTGAAAGTAGTTGGTACAAAAGAAGGTGTTGAGATGGTGACGAAAACCATCGGTAATCAATTGAAGCGTTTGGATGTGCCTGATCTTGCACCGATCTTTATTGGAATTGTTGCAGGTGTATTGCTCGGCAGTATTCCCATGTTCTTTTTTACTATGCCTGTTCCTGTGAAGATCGGCTTGGCAGGTGGCCCACTTATTATTGCCTTGTTGTTGAGTCGTTACGGTGGTAAATTATATTTGAATCAATACACAACCTATAGCGCCAATTTAATGTTGCGTGAGTTAGGTATCAGTTTATTCCTTGCGAGTGTTGGCTTAAGCAGTGGTGCCAATTTACAAACAGCATTAAGTGGCAACAATGCGTGGTTATGGATCGTGATGGGATTGACCATTACTATTGTTCCGCTGTTGATCGTTGGCTTGCTGGCGCACTATGTATTTCGAAAAACTTTTTTTGAAGTATGTGGTTTGCTTTCCGGCGCCAGTACCGATCCGCCTGCATTGGCCTTCTCTGCACAGTTGGCAAAAAACGAAGTGGCATCTGTAACGTATGCAACTGTTTATCCGTTGACGATGATTCTAAGAATTATTGCAGCGCAATTGCTGATACTTTTCTTTTCGTAG
- a CDS encoding DUF418 domain-containing protein codes for MTIDQAAPVSQSERIVLLDSLRGIAILGILLMNIPGFGLPEPAYRDPSVLNEWGSINFQTWYFIEFFPEGSQRALFSMLFGAGIILFLSRQEKKNEGLWPADYFFRRQLWLLVFGLFNAYVLLWMWDILFHYACIGMIMFAFRRMSPKGLLIAAFICLLLQTARENVDVYRDKKVITKGELIAKIDTTVTKLTDQQKEELGAMTGFKEKSTQKEKLKKMEKSTKSVRGDYFGFYEYQSERSFRTEVFYLYYMAWDILLFMFLGMAFYKTGIIQGQASSKIYWGLFIGGLGIGLLLSYFRLKPLIDFKFNEFDYIKNVQFESYELSRAFRSIGIFGLIMLMYKSGWFKWFFALLRPVGQMAFTNYLMQSLLVGLFFYGIGFGMFGKLERYEIYYVVGATWLLQIIWSHIWLRFFRFGPLEWCWRSLTYWKRQPFVK; via the coding sequence ATGACCATCGATCAGGCTGCTCCTGTTTCGCAGAGCGAACGTATTGTTCTTCTCGACTCCCTGAGGGGAATCGCTATTCTCGGCATTTTATTGATGAATATTCCCGGTTTTGGATTACCCGAACCGGCTTATCGAGATCCTTCAGTGTTAAATGAGTGGGGTTCCATTAATTTTCAAACCTGGTATTTTATTGAATTTTTTCCGGAAGGAAGTCAACGGGCCTTGTTCTCGATGCTATTTGGTGCTGGTATTATTTTGTTTCTAAGCCGACAGGAGAAGAAGAACGAAGGGCTTTGGCCAGCCGATTATTTTTTCCGCCGGCAACTGTGGCTGCTTGTTTTTGGATTGTTTAATGCATATGTGCTATTGTGGATGTGGGATATTTTGTTTCATTATGCCTGTATTGGTATGATCATGTTTGCATTTCGAAGGATGTCACCGAAGGGATTACTGATCGCTGCCTTTATTTGTTTGTTGTTGCAAACAGCGAGGGAAAATGTAGATGTTTATCGTGATAAGAAAGTAATTACGAAAGGCGAATTAATTGCCAAAATAGATACCACTGTTACAAAACTAACAGATCAGCAAAAAGAAGAACTGGGTGCTATGACAGGATTTAAAGAAAAATCCACACAAAAAGAGAAGCTTAAAAAAATGGAAAAAAGCACGAAGAGTGTACGAGGTGATTATTTTGGATTTTATGAATATCAAAGTGAGCGAAGTTTCCGCACCGAAGTTTTTTACCTGTATTATATGGCATGGGATATTTTATTGTTTATGTTTTTAGGCATGGCCTTTTATAAGACAGGGATCATACAGGGGCAGGCGTCTTCTAAAATTTACTGGGGTCTATTTATTGGAGGCTTAGGTATAGGGTTGTTGCTTTCTTATTTCCGTCTTAAACCGCTGATCGATTTTAAATTCAACGAGTTTGATTATATAAAAAATGTACAATTTGAATCTTACGAGTTGTCACGAGCCTTTCGTTCCATTGGAATTTTTGGGCTGATTATGTTGATGTACAAATCCGGTTGGTTCAAATGGTTCTTTGCATTACTTCGTCCGGTTGGACAAATGGCATTCACCAATTACCTGATGCAATCATTATTGGTTGGCTTGTTTTTTTACGGTATTGGATTTGGCATGTTTGGCAAACTTGAGCGTTACGAAATTTATTATGTAGTGGGGGCCACCTGGTTATTACAAATTATCTGGAGCCATATCTGGTTACGATTCTTCCGCTTTGGTCCGCTCGAGTGGTGTTGGCGTAGTTTAACGTATTGGAAGAGGCAGCCATTTGTGAAATAA
- a CDS encoding MarR family winged helix-turn-helix transcriptional regulator, which translates to MPNNQFKKGELYSFMTGKASTAIARRLQKNMKQGKIEITVEQWSVLYHLWKNDGLSQQDLCNATFRDKPSITRLVDNLEKLKLVKRVASKNDRRINQVFLTDQGRKLEEETMNVANNTLNEALLGVPADKIDICKEVLQIVYDNLK; encoded by the coding sequence ATGCCAAACAACCAATTTAAAAAAGGCGAATTATACAGCTTCATGACGGGCAAAGCCAGCACGGCTATAGCACGGCGTTTGCAGAAGAACATGAAGCAGGGTAAAATTGAAATTACCGTTGAACAATGGAGCGTACTCTACCATCTGTGGAAGAATGATGGTTTGAGTCAGCAGGATTTGTGCAATGCTACGTTTCGTGATAAACCCAGCATTACACGTTTAGTGGATAATCTCGAAAAGCTGAAGCTTGTAAAACGGGTAGCGAGTAAAAACGACCGGCGTATTAATCAGGTGTTCTTAACTGATCAGGGCAGAAAGCTGGAAGAAGAAACGATGAATGTAGCCAACAACACATTGAACGAAGCATTGCTCGGAGTACCTGCTGATAAAATTGATATCTGTAAAGAAGTGTTACAGATAGTATATGATAATCTGAAATAA
- a CDS encoding acyl-CoA dehydrogenase family protein, with product MSTATIATKLKGGEWLIKTSTPQDTFTPENFNEEQVMVKEMCASFLDTEVLPVVARLDKMEEGLMPSLMDKAGEQGLLGTSAPEQFGGLGKDFITATLVNEGLGGGYSFSVAIAAHTGIGTLPILYFGTPEQKTKYIPKLATGEWKGAYGLTEPNSGSDALGAKTTAVLSEDGKHYILNGQKCWITNGGFADIYTVFAKIDGKDFTGFIVERGMEGFTQGPEEHKMGIKGSSTVQLYFQDCKVPVENLLGEQGKGHIIAFNILNIGRLKLAAAALGGSKRSLNIALTYATTREQFKTPIINFGAIQYKLAEMATRIWVCESALYRTSKWIDDMEHDLLAAGKPFNEALLGAAEEYAIECAMLKVDGSEVLDYVVDEGVQIHGGNGFSDEYDISRAYRDSRINRIYEGTNEINRLLTVDMVLKRAMKGRLDIMTAAMNVQKELMSIPDFGSEDETPFAKEYKAIANFKKAIMLTAGAAVQKFMMKIEHEQEVLMNIADMAIQTFNAESALLRAAKMVAEKGESACQFELDMMHTYLYDAADRINKYGKDAINAFAEGDEHRMMLLGLKRFTKVDPYNSKEARRRIVAKLRNDGKYPL from the coding sequence ATGAGCACCGCAACGATTGCAACAAAACTGAAAGGTGGCGAATGGTTAATTAAAACAAGCACGCCGCAGGATACTTTTACGCCTGAAAATTTTAATGAGGAACAAGTGATGGTGAAAGAAATGTGTGCATCATTTCTTGATACTGAAGTTTTACCGGTTGTAGCCCGACTCGATAAAATGGAAGAAGGGTTGATGCCTTCGCTGATGGACAAAGCCGGTGAACAAGGTTTACTTGGCACATCTGCTCCTGAACAGTTTGGCGGACTCGGCAAAGATTTTATTACTGCTACATTAGTGAATGAAGGATTAGGTGGTGGTTATTCTTTTTCTGTAGCTATTGCTGCACACACGGGTATCGGCACATTACCTATTCTTTACTTTGGTACACCCGAACAAAAAACAAAATACATTCCGAAGTTAGCAACGGGGGAATGGAAAGGTGCGTACGGTTTAACCGAACCAAACAGTGGTAGTGATGCATTGGGTGCAAAAACAACAGCTGTGTTAAGTGAAGATGGTAAGCACTACATCTTAAACGGACAAAAATGCTGGATCACCAATGGTGGTTTTGCTGATATCTATACCGTGTTTGCAAAAATTGATGGAAAAGATTTTACCGGCTTTATTGTTGAACGTGGTATGGAAGGTTTTACACAAGGACCGGAAGAACATAAGATGGGCATTAAAGGTTCATCAACTGTTCAACTCTATTTCCAGGATTGTAAAGTACCGGTTGAAAATTTATTAGGTGAACAAGGCAAGGGTCATATCATTGCGTTTAACATCTTAAACATTGGTCGTTTGAAATTAGCAGCCGCTGCATTAGGTGGTTCAAAACGTTCCTTGAATATTGCGTTAACCTATGCAACCACACGTGAGCAATTCAAAACACCTATTATCAACTTCGGCGCCATTCAATACAAGCTGGCAGAAATGGCAACCCGTATCTGGGTTTGCGAAAGTGCTTTGTATCGCACCAGTAAGTGGATCGATGATATGGAACATGATCTTTTAGCTGCAGGCAAACCTTTCAATGAAGCATTGTTAGGTGCTGCTGAAGAATATGCCATTGAGTGTGCGATGTTGAAAGTGGATGGCAGTGAGGTATTGGATTATGTAGTTGATGAAGGTGTGCAGATACATGGCGGAAACGGATTCAGTGATGAATATGATATTTCAAGAGCTTATCGTGACAGCCGCATCAACCGCATTTACGAAGGAACAAACGAGATCAATCGTTTATTAACTGTTGATATGGTGTTGAAGCGTGCAATGAAAGGTCGTTTGGATATTATGACGGCCGCCATGAATGTACAAAAGGAACTGATGAGCATTCCTGATTTTGGTAGCGAAGATGAAACGCCATTTGCAAAAGAATACAAAGCCATCGCCAATTTCAAAAAAGCTATCATGTTAACAGCAGGTGCTGCAGTACAAAAGTTCATGATGAAGATAGAGCATGAGCAGGAAGTGTTGATGAATATTGCTGACATGGCCATTCAAACCTTTAATGCTGAAAGCGCATTGTTGCGTGCAGCAAAAATGGTTGCAGAAAAAGGTGAATCGGCTTGCCAGTTTGAACTGGATATGATGCATACTTATTTATATGATGCGGCCGACCGTATTAATAAGTATGGCAAAGATGCCATCAATGCATTTGCAGAAGGTGATGAACATCGAATGATGTTGCTGGGCCTGAAACGTTTTACAAAAGTGGATCCATATAATTCCAAAGAAGCAAGAAGGCGAATCGTAGCAAAGCTGAGAAACGACGGAAAGTATCCGTTGTAA